A single region of the Pontibacter kalidii genome encodes:
- a CDS encoding TetR/AcrR family transcriptional regulator, whose amino-acid sequence MQAATLVAVDLQFDFYWKYKFDFKTMLFLDQLNKSSTFGPKYVFSLECMSGKDESIKAEILAEAQKLFIHYGWAKTTMEDIAKAAGKGKSTLYYYYKSKDEIFDEVVTKEMDEVFRTLQEEVGKVQTAEEKLTTFSLTKLELFQKKTVLKKIVLREEEANISRLIDLNRRYEIREIRLVRNILNFGLEKGEFTGYKANDADAIAFAMVCSMRGLEIGLMIEDRYADLESRIDILNNLMLRGLKV is encoded by the coding sequence ATGCAAGCAGCAACACTTGTTGCTGTTGATTTACAATTTGATTTTTATTGGAAGTATAAGTTTGACTTTAAGACTATGTTATTTTTGGATCAATTAAATAAATCAAGTACTTTTGGACCGAAATACGTTTTTAGTCTAGAGTGTATGAGCGGAAAAGATGAGAGCATAAAGGCAGAAATTCTGGCGGAGGCCCAGAAGCTTTTCATTCATTATGGATGGGCTAAAACCACTATGGAGGACATTGCCAAAGCGGCAGGAAAAGGGAAAAGTACGCTTTACTACTACTATAAAAGTAAAGATGAGATCTTTGACGAAGTCGTGACCAAGGAGATGGACGAAGTTTTTCGCACCCTGCAAGAGGAAGTTGGGAAAGTTCAAACTGCTGAAGAGAAGCTAACTACTTTTAGCCTTACGAAACTTGAGTTGTTCCAGAAAAAAACAGTTTTAAAGAAAATAGTACTTCGCGAAGAAGAGGCCAATATATCTAGATTGATAGACCTTAATAGGCGGTATGAAATAAGGGAGATCAGGCTCGTACGCAATATTCTTAATTTTGGACTTGAGAAAGGTGAATTTACCGGCTATAAAGCAAATGATGCTGATGCGATTGCCTTTGCTATGGTTTGTTCCATGCGTGGACTGGAAATAGGGTTAATGATAGAAGACAGGTATGCTGATCTGGAAAGCAGAATTGATATTTTGAATAATCTCATGCTGCGAGGACTAAAGGTTTAA